One window of the Ictidomys tridecemlineatus isolate mIctTri1 chromosome 11, mIctTri1.hap1, whole genome shotgun sequence genome contains the following:
- the Ccn1 gene encoding CCN family member 1, with amino-acid sequence MSSRTARALAVAVTLLHLTRLALSTCPAACQCPLEVPKCAPGVGLVRDGCGCCKVCAKQLNEDCSKMQPCDHTKGLECNFGASSTALKGICRAQSEGRPCEYNSRIYQNGESFQPNCKHQCTCIDGAVGCIPLCPQELSLPNLGCPNPRLVKVTGQCCEEWVCDEDGGKDPMDDQDDLLGKGLGFDASEVELTRNNELIAVGKGGLLKRLPVFGMEPRILYNPLHGQKCIVQTTSWSQCSKTCGTGISTRVTNDNPECRLVKETRICEVRPCGQPVYSSLKKGKKCSKTKKALEPVRYTYAGCSSVKKYRPKYCGSCVDGRCCTPQQTRTVKMRFRCEDGETFSKNVMMIQSCKCNYNCPHANEAAFPFYRLFNDIHKFRD; translated from the exons ATGAGCTCCCGCACCGCCAGGGCGCTCGCCGTCGCCGTCACTCTTCTCCATTTGACCAGGCTG GCGCTCTCCACCTGCCCCGCCGCCTGCCAGTGCCCCCTGGAGGTGCCCAAGTGCGCCCCGGGAGTTGGGCTGGTCAGGGACGGCTGTGGCTGCTGCAAGGTCTGCGCCAAGCAGCTCAACGAAGATTGCAGCAAAATGCAGCCCTGCGACCACACCAAGGGGCTGGAATGCAATTTCGGCGCCAGCTCCACCGCTCTGAAGGGGATCTGCAGAG CTCAGTCAGAGGGCAGACCCTGTGAATATAACTCCAGAATCTATCAGAACGGGGAAAGCTTCCAGCCCAACTGTAAACATCAGTGCACTTGCATTGATGGCGCAGTGGGCTGCATTCCTCTGTGTCCCCAAGAACTGTCTCTCCCCAACTTGGGCTGTCCCAATCCCCGGCTTGTCAAAGTCACCGGACAGTGCTGCGAGGAGTGGGTCTGTGATGAGGATGGTGGCAAGGACCCCATGGATGACCAGGATGATCTCCTCGGCAAGGGACTGGGATTCGATGCTTCGGAGGTGGAGTTAACGAGAAACAATGAATTAATTGCAGTTGGAAAAGGAGGCTTGCTGAAGCGGCTCCCGG TCTTTGGCATGGAACCTCGAATCCTTTACAACCCTTTGCATGGCCAGAAATGTATTGTTCAAACAACTTCATGGTCCCAGTGCTCAAAGACCTGTGGAACTGGTATCTCTACACGAGTTACCAATGACAACCCTGAATGCCGCCTGGTGAAAGAAACCCGGATCTGTGAAGTGCGGCCTTGTGGACAGCCTGTGTACAGCAGCCTGAAA AAGGGCAAGAAATGCAGCAAGACCAAGAAAGCCCTTGAACCAGTCAGGTATACTTACGCTGGATGTTCGAGTGTGAAGAAGTACCGGCCCAAGTACTGTGGCTCTTGTGTGGACGGCCGATGCTGCACACCTCAGCAGACCAGGACTGTCAAGATGAGGTTCCGCTGCGAAGATGGGGAGACGTTTTCCAAGAACGTCATGATGATCCAGTCCTGCAAATGCAACTACAACTGCCCACATGCCAATGAGGCAGCCTTTCCCTTCTACAGGCTGTTCAATGACATTCACAAATTTAGGGACTAA